From the genome of Setaria viridis chromosome 1, Setaria_viridis_v4.0, whole genome shotgun sequence:
CGAACTATGTAAATATTGTTTTCTTTCAtaatatatataatcagtaAGGCTTGTCCCGGCCCTCCTATttcattggaaaaaaaaacttctcaTATGAATAATTCATGAACTCGTGGCAACATTTGTACACCCTATACATGTACTTTTTTATGAATATTTTTTACATCGTATTGAAGCATCCACATCACACAACGTTTGCTGCCACACCTTCCTGTTTGGCTCGAAAACGTACTTGATCAACGAGTCTTTGATCGACAATAGCTCAGGGAACTCCTTCTTAAGCTTGGTTGTGTCCATCTCGTTGTTGCTCCGGGGTGCCACGAGGACCTTGGCCTGCTCCTCGAGGGTAAAGTTTGTCCACTTGAAGCTAGGGTCAATGTATTGCTTGTACATCTCCAGGATCTCATTGTGGCTGGCGACGCCAGGGTTGGTGAAGTTATAGACGCCACAGAGGTTCCTCTTTGCCATCTCGACCGAGATAGGCAGGTGCTCGTCCAGAACTGTCATGCTGTTGGGGATATTCACCACCTTGTCATAACGGCTGATCTTTGTTACGGAGTTCCGAGGATTGCTCAGGTCAGAAGATATTGGCATCCCGGACACGCATGGTCCAGACGTTCTCATGCTCCTTCAGCAGCTGCTCGACCTGCATTTCTCGAAAAGAAAATGACCACATGGATCATTTACCATATAAACAGAAAATGACCACATGGATCATGTACCACTCCACCGTTTTTCTCAGGACCTCTTCCCGGTGAGTGCACTCGGACCATCCAAGCACTGGCGTAGGCAAGGGTATGCACCTGTATTCATGTGAATGCCATAGATTTTTGTAAACAAACCGATTCACTACTGAAAAACTAAGAATTGGTCCTAGCCCTTAGCACCAGTTAGTttttaacccggtactaatatgagcattagggcccctttggtagggctccaaAAACGGCTCCTGGAGCTGTTTTTGTCGGAGCCGAGCCAAAGGGATAAAAATGAAATGGCTCCTCGCGAGAAGCTAcctggagccggagccgtttttcAACGTGGTGGGCGGAGCCAATATTTTTGGCTCTGGCGGCTCCCTCCCGCACGCCCAGGCAAGCGGATATGAAACTGCCCACCAAGTTGGTCATTATTACGCTCAAAATGCCACCGCAACAGAACGTCGCCCCTTCTGTTCCGCGCCGCACGCACCCGTTTCTTTCCTCGCCTCGCGTCACCtcagcagcgacggcggcgccatgaCCCAAGGTCGGCGCCCAACGGTGGCACGCAGGGAAGGTCCTCCGGGCAAGGAAACCAGTGGATCGAGCCTTGCTGACCTCGATCTGGGGgttgggggcggcggaggcacCGCATCTAGGCCGGATGGGGCCCTTCCAGGACCGACGGCGGCCGGCCAACGGTGAGCGCAGCTGGAGCGGCGCCGGGGTACCCGAGggtcgggcggcgacggggagctgGTCCCCCGGCGACGGGGAGCTGGGCGGTGACGGGGAGCGGGGCGACGGGGAGCTGAGCGGTGGGAAGCTGggtggcgacggggaaaagagcGACGGGGAGAAAaagtggaggaaaaaaaagaaaaaaaaggaaagaggagtcccgtttcatttttttaattcaaatgGAATTAAATAATAAACTAATATTAAACATTCAATTCatctattaaaaaatatatatccaagGGCATATAGGACATTTGACCTCTTACATCCATTACTAAAAATActggagaagccgttttgccaaacacttTCCAAAACGGCTCCATCTACACCAGAGAAGCCGCTCCACCACAGGAGCCAGAGCCGGAGCCATTttaggaggagccggagccctgccaagAGCCCCTGTAatcccttttagtaccggttgggagcttcacccgatactaaaggtcacacattagtaccgggtggttgGGAGTACATGTgtgacctttagtatcgggtgaagctcccaaccggtactaaaggagcttCCAACCTTATCCTTTGTCCACCGACCCACatatcttcctctctctctcatccacCTCCTTATCCGCTCCCCCATCCCCCGCcgttgccccccccccccccccccccccccccccccccccccgccgttGCCCCGCCTCCTTATCCTCTgtccgccgcctccctctcccgtccctctctctcttgccctcctgccgccggcccctccccctccccctccctctcatGGCCAAGAGAATCAGCTTCGGAATAAGCTTCTCAGGAAACTGATTAGGGCCATAGACCTTATTTCCCCGAGTAGTGATAACCGGAAGACCGTAGGATCTCCCGTATGCCATAACAAGCATCTGGCCAGTAACCTTGCAGGCCTCAAGGAGGACGTGAGTACCATAAACGTTGTTCATGGTAAATTCAAAGGAGTTCCCAAATGAATTATCGACATATGTGTCTGTGCTGCAAAGTGCATTATAGTATCAATATTCTCTGTGACAAGGAGGAGGTTGACAAGATCAGCGCTTGCAATATCACCCTTGACAAACTTGAAGTTGGGAAATGATGAGCAAACTGGGAGAAGGTTCTTCAGATTAGAGCAGTAGTCAAGCTTGTCAAGGACTACTATATTGTAAGCAGGGTAATTCTTTATTATGCGGATTGTGACATGGGAGGCGATAAACCCAGCAGCTCCTGTAATGAGGATGTTCTTAGGTTTGTATGACGTCGTCATATCCTCTGTTCTATTACTTCTGAAATCCTTCTGTCAAAACAAAGTGGTTAAATGGGATGAGCTCCAAAGATACATGAATTGCTTTCAAAATATGGAGAACTAGACTTGAAACATGTCAGTGCAGTCTTGTGGACTGCCGTTTCATTTGATCTACAAGTCAAGATTGAACGAGGTGGCCTATTTGTTGTATGCAGACATGAATACTTGTAGTTGTTACTGTTTTTCATTTTAGGACAGGCTATATGACATACTAGATCAGTTAAGAAATGAATAAAAGTGCACCAAAATACAGAAAAAAGAGCATCATCGAAAGTCACTCATACCAATCTAGGGGAATTGAATCCTCCAATGGTACCACAATTTCCTCTACTGCAAAGAAAGCCTCAAATGTGACAAGGGCACATGGGTATCACAAATTGAAATTAACTAtttatacaaaaaaaaaaagcaaaggcAAATACTACATATAAGACCATACGAGAATTCAGGGCCAGTAGATTTTACTTTTACACTAGAAAACCAGTTTCAGTGCTCACATCTCAAAAATAAAATCAGAACCTACGAATGACACATAGAATTGTTGATAATGAGCCTTATCTCATAGATCTGCTACATGACGCTCTAAAGATTGGAAGATAAATAAAAACAGTCCTACAGAAATAAGTTATAACAGTAGAGTTTGCAAACTTTTAGTGACCACATTCAAATAATAACTAGAGTTATTCAGAAACACTTGTATGGAGATTTCACTGACATCTTTGTTTTAGAATAACCAGATGCAAGTTCATTATATCCTTTTTGCGATTAATCAGTTCGTTGTATAGACAGCTAAGGATCTTACAACTTAAAACCTGTAGCATAAATCTATGAAACTAGACGCGTTTGCATAAGCATGAAGCATTATGTCCAGTTGTCCACCACACACCATCTTTTTCGGAGGGCATGTACAGTTGTACACTGTACATTCTTTCCCCAAATCCAGCACAGGAAGTCAAAATAGGAACATGCCTCGAtaaaatccagccaaacacaTGAAAAATCAAGCCGATATGCAAAATTGGCCTCGCCGGGACTCACATCGTGACGGAGCAGCTAGCGCGACCTGGCCTGGGAGGTCTCACCGGAGCTACACAGCAGCAGGACGCCTGGTCGCCTCGGGAATGGGGATCGCTCGGGAGGTTCAAAGGTGGTGgcacgagctcgccggcgctgccgcgctGGCACAGGTTCCCGCGGTGCTCAGTGACGAGGGATCGCCGGAGAGGAGAGGGTCGGAGGTCGCTAATGCCGTAGGGAGTCAGCGAGGCGGCGAGCCGTGGGAGTGGGAAGCGGGAACTGGCTGGGGGATGGGAGCTGAGGCGAGCTGAAGCGGGACGAAAACCCAAAACATGGAGGCAGGAGAGACGTGGTTCACCCCTGGCCACGCATTGTTGGGCAATCAAGCTTGCATGATTATCTATGACGTCCCATAAAAATCATTCCTCAAATTGATATCTTACGACGGGTGCTCCTCCGATGCGTATATACAGTACGAACTACTCATCGAGGGGATGTTTGATACGCTAAACTTTACCAcaccgtgtcacatcggatgtttggatgctaattaaaaggattaaatataaactaaagaTGCTAACTAAaaggattaaatataaactaattttaaaactaattgcagaacatctaagctaattcgcgagacgaatctactaacgctaattaatctatcattagcatcacattgtcaaatcatggactaattaggtttaatagattcgtctcgcgaattagactccatatgtgcaattagttttgtaattagcctatatttaatactcctaattagtatcgaacatctgatgtaataggtgctaaactttagcacgtgaGAGTCAAACACTCCTTTCATACGGAGTGGCCACGTTTTGGACCGTCCTTGGAAATCGGAGATGCTGCAGTGTTGTTTCGGGATTTCCTAGTCCGCCCCTAAAAAATCAGGTGCTATTATTAATGTACAGTGAATGTTGTTGGATTCTTACCTGCACTGTACTCCAGAGGCTCCCTTCTCTTCTGAAAATATATACATGGATGTTCACCAGAAAAGTGGCAACATAATCTTGTTCTATGCTGCTAGGTGGGAGAATAATTTGAAGAGGAGCAAACGGGAAGTGATGCTTTCAGTGTACCAGCGACAAATATTAAAATCTACGGCTTCTTCCTTggtttaaaagaaaaaaaatctgcagCTAAAGACTTATAAGTACTACCTGTTACATTGATAGGAACCAGCAGATTAAAGAGTGTAGAATCACTGCTGGCAGATCAAAAGTGGTATACACACATGCTGAACATTTCAACTCCTCAAcgagtaagggggtgtttggatacgaggtgctaaactttaacagtgtcacatcagatgttcggatgctaattaggagaactaaacatgagctaattataaaactaattgcagaaccccgtgctaattcacgagacgaatctattaagcctaattaatctatcattagcaaatggttactgtagcaccacattatcaaatcatggactaattaggcttaatagattcgtctcgcgaattacactccatctgtgcaattagcctatatttaatactcctaattagcatccaaacatccgatgcgacgggtgttaaattttaacaccaattgccaaacagcccctaaatGTATATGGTCTCTACAACAAATTCGGAAAAACACCATGTTGCCAAATATATATCAGCCATGGATCAACATATAATGGAGATACACTGCTAAGAGTAAATGTTGTAACGAATTGTTCGCGATGAAT
Proteins encoded in this window:
- the LOC117847161 gene encoding bifunctional dTDP-4-dehydrorhamnose 3,5-epimerase/dTDP-4-dehydrorhamnose reductase-like; this encodes MPISSDLSNPRNSVTKISRYDKVVNIPNSMTVLDEHLPISVEMAKRNLCGVYNFTNPGVASHNEILEMYKQYIDPSFKWTNFTLEEQAKVLVAPRSNNEMDTTKLKKEFPELLSIKDSLIKYVFEPNRKEGRDKPY